GTGCGCGCGGCCATCACCAGATTCACGCCTTCGCGCGCCAGGGATAGCGCGCAGGCGTAGCCCAGGCCCTTGCTCGACGCGCACACCAGCGCGTGCTTGCCCTTGATTCCGAGATCCATGTGTTTGCTCCTTTCAACCCTGCACAGGTTGGCGGCTGGTGGCGCCCAGCGACAGCCCGACGCGCGCGACGGTGGCTTCCAGCTCGGCCGCGGTGACCGGATCGATGCGCATCGCCGGCGCGCGCAGCGCGTGGCTCTTGATGGCGCCGCGGCGCTGATAGACATACTTGCGCAACGCCAGTCCGATCTTCGGCTGGAACTCGTAGCGGATCAGCGGGCAATAGCGGTCGAAGATCGCGGCGGCGCCGGCGTGGTCGCCGCTGGCGTAGCGTTCGTAGATGGCAACCAGGATCTCCGGAAATGCAAAGCCGGTCATGGTGCCGACCGCGCCGCGCTGCAGCTCTTCCAGGAAGTACACGCCGCCCAAGCCGCCGAAGATGGCCATGTCGGCGTCCGGCACCAGTTCGCGGATGCGGCTGATCTTCTGCCCCACCGGCGGCTCTTCCATCTTGATCATGTGCACGCCGCCTTCGCGGCCCAGCCGCGCTACCACCTCGGGGCGGATCTCGGTGCCGAACGAATCCGGAAAATCGTGGATCACAACCGGGATCTTCACGGCCTCGGCCACGGCCTTGTAGTAGTCGAACAGCAGCGCATCGCTGGCGTTGTCCAGCGGCGCCGCGAACACGGCCGATGCGCCCAGTTCCTGCGCTTCGCGAGCCTGTTCGATGGCGCCGGCGATGCCGTGGGCACGTACACCCACCCACACCGGCACGCGGCCGTCCGTGTGCTTCACAAAGGTCTCCAGCACCAGCCGGCGCTCGTCGTTGGACAGCTTGTGCAGCTCGCCCAGAAAGCCCAGGATGGCCAGCCCGGTCACGCCGGTTTCAAGCAGGAAGTCGACCAGCGTGCGGATGCTGTCGGTATCGACCCGCAGGGCATCGTCAAAGGGCGTGGGGCAAATGGTGAAGACGCCTTTGGCGTCGATGGAGGCTGCCATCTTTTCTCCGTCAGGATGCGTGAAAACCGAAATCGGAAGCGACGTTTCGATGTCATCCTAAAGCGGAAGTTTTAGAACTCCACTTGCTTTTTTATTGCCTTGGTATAACAGCCAGTTAAGTCAAGGTTTACCCTTGGCAGGGTTTGTCTGGACGTTTGCGGACAGCTCGAAACCCTGTTCGCAAAGCGTGTGGCGCAGCACTTCCACAAAGGCCTGCGCAAGCTGCGACAGCGGCTCGAAGCGCGACTGCACCAGGCTCGCGGTCAGGATTTTTGCCTGGTCGATCGGGCGCACCACGAAGTCGCCTTGCGTGCGGCTCTTGACCGAGAACTCATCGACGATGGCGATGCCCGCGCCCGCCTGCACCAGCGAACACGCGTTCTGCGGCGAACTCACTTCCACGGCCAGCCGGCGGGCCTGTCCGGCCTCGTGGTACATCTGCTCGACCAGCATGCCGAACGGCGTGTCGCCGCCGTACGAAATCAGCGGGTAGGGCAACAGGTCGCCGATGGATAGCAGCGAGCGATGGGCCAGCGGATGGTTGTACGGGCAGATGCAGACCAGCCGGGCCTGACCGATGGGCTGCGTCAGCAGATTCGGGTGCTGCACGGGCAGGATCACCACGCCCAGTTCGGCGCGGTTGTCCAGCAGCATTTGCGTCAGGGGCTGCTGCGTCAGCGGCTGAAAGGTGACCTTGACGTCGGGGTGCGTTTCGCGAAAACGCGAGATCGTCAGGGGGACGAGCATGTGGCCGATGCTGGGGCTGGACACGAGATGCAGGATTCCGCTGCGGCGCTCCGACAATTCCGAAGCCAGTTCCTCCACGCGCCGCACGCCGGCATAGACCGTTTCCACTTCGCGAAAGAGCTGCCGCGATTCGGGCGTGGGATACAGCCGGCCCTTGATGCGCTCGAACAGCGCGAAGCCCAGCCGCTGTTCCGTGTGCGACAGCAGCCGGCTGACCGCGGGCTGCGAGACGAACAGCAGCTTGGCCGCCCCGCTGATCGAACCCGTGGTCATCACCGCCCGGAAAACTTCGATTTGCCGCAGATTCAGTTGCATGGCGCGCCCGCTCCGAATTGACGCGACGAGCATAACAAAGGGTTAAGGGCAGCGCACAAATTGACAATACATGCTCAGGCCGCCCGCAGATAGACTGGCGCCGTACCTTGCCCCGGCCCGCGTCAGCGTGGCCCGGGCCTCGCCACCACCAGGACGGACGACCAGGACGGACGAATGGAACAGACCCTGTTTGTGATCAATCCCAATTCCACCCAGGCCGTGACGGACGCGTTCGACGCGGCGCTGGAACCGCTGCGCATGGCCGGCGGTCCGCGCATCCAATGCCTGACGCTGGCCGAGGGGCCGGCGGGCGTCCAGACGCAGCTCGACGTCGAAAGCGTGACGCTGCCGCTCGCCGCGCTGGTGCGCAAGCTGGACGCCGAGCACGGCGCCGCTGCCGCAGGCTACGTCATCGCCTGCTTCAGTGATCCGGGCCTGCACGCGGTACGCGAAGCCACGCGCAAGCCGGTGCTGGGCATCAGCGAATGCGGCATGCTGACCGCGCTGACGCTGGGCCAGCGCGTGGGTGTGATCGCGATCCTGCGCCAGTCGTTGCCGCGTCACGGCCGGATGTTCGGCGCGATCGGGCTGTCGGGCCGCGTGGCGGCCGAGCTGCCGCTCGATCTGGGCGTGGTCGAACTGTCGGATGAGGCGCGCACGCGCGAGCGCCTTTTGCACGTGGGCGCGCGGTTGCGCGACGAGCATCAGGCCGACGTGCTGGTGCTGGGCTGCGCCGGCATGGCGGCGTATCGCGGCTGGCTGCAGGCCGAGCTGGGCCTGCCCGTCGTGGAGCCGACACAGGCCGCGGCGGCGATGGCGATCGGCCGCATCCGGCTGAACTGGCACGGCGCCTGAGGCCACCATGCGCAATCACGAACTGATCGAACGGCTGTCCCACCTGGTCGGCGACAACGGGCTGGTGCTGGATGCCGAGGGGCAGGGGCCTTACGTGCGCGACTGGCTGGGCAAGTGGCAGGGCAGCACGCCCGTGGTGGTGCGCCCGCGCAACGCCACCGAGGTGTCGGCCGTCATGCGGCTGTGCCATCAGACGCGCACGCCCGTGGTGCCGCAGGGCGGCAATACCGGCATGAGCGGGGGCGCCACGCCCGACGGCAGCGGCGCGCAGGTGATCCTGAGCCTGAACCGCATGAAACGCATCCGCGAGGTAGACCCGGTCAACAACACCCTGTGCGCCGACGCGGGCGTGCTGCTGGCCGACGTCCAGGCCGCCGCGCGCGACGTCGGCCGCTTTTTCCCGCTGAGTCTGGGCGCCGAGGGAAGTTGCACCATCGGCGGCAATCTGGCCACCAATGCCGGCGGCACCGCAGTGCTGCGCTACGGCAACACGCGCGATCTGGCGCTGGGGCTGGAGGTGGTGCTGCCCGACGGCCGCGTCTGGAACGGCCTGCGCGGCCTGCGCAAGGACAACACGGGCTATGACCTCAAAAGCCTGTTCATTGGGTCGGAGGGCACGCTGGGCATCATCACCGGCGCGGTGCTCAAGCTGTACCCCGCGCCCACGGGCCGCGTGGCGGCCTGGGTCGGCGCGGACACGCCCGCGCAGGTCGTGGCGTTGCTCAGCCGGCTGCAGAGCGTTTGCGGTGAAAGGCTGACCGCGTTCGAGATGATGTCCGCGCGGTGCCTGGACCTGGTGATGGCGCACGTCAGCGGCGCGGCCAGCCCGCTTGCCGGCCGCCATGCCTATTACGCCCTGGTGGAACTGTCGGACACCGAGCCCGCCGGGCTGCCAGCCTTGCTGGAAACCGCGCTGGGCGCGGCGCTGGAAGCCGGCGTCATCCAGGACTGCGTGGTCGCGATGAACGACACCCAGGTCCAGTCCTTGTGGCGGCTGCGCGAGGGCATCTCGCAGGCGCAGGTGCGCGCGGGCAAGGCCATCAAGCACGACATCGCGCTGCCCATCTCGCGCCTGGCCGCGTTCGTCGAGGAAGCGGACCTGGCGCTGGTGTCGGATTTTCCGGGGCTGCCCATCATCAACTTCGGCCACATCGGCGACGGCAACCTGCACTACAACGTGCTGCTGCCGCTGGACGTGGCGCCCGCCGAGTACGCCCGGCTGACCGCGGCGCTGAACCGCCGCGTGCACGACCTGGTGGCCCAGCGCGGCGGCAGCATCAGCGCCGAGCACGGCGTGGGCCAGTTGCGGCGCGACGAGCTGCGGCGCTACAAGTCGCCGGTGGAAATGGACCTGATGCTGATGATCAAGCGGGCGCTCGATCCCAACCAGCTCATGAACCCGGGCAAGCTGTTGTAGGAACCCGCGCGCAGGCCGGGCAGGGGCTGCGCGCGCGAAGTCCGCCAGAAATTTATAATGGCGGGCTAATCGGATAAATCCTACATGCCTGAATCCTCCAGCCCGCGGGCGCCGAAAAAGCCGGCGCCGCGCGCCACTGACCGGGAGCAGCTCCCGGAAGACGCCCGGCAAAGTGCTCAGCCAAGCCCTCGGACAAACCCTCGGCCAGACTCTCGGCAAGCGCCCCGGGCCCGTCCTGAAGGCCGCCCCGCCGCGCCCCGTCCCGAACGGCCCATTCCGGCCGTCACCTATCCCGAAGACCTGCCCGTCAGCGCACGTAGGCAGGAGATCGCGCGCGCCATCGCCGGCCATCAGGTCGTGATCGTCAGCGGCGAAACCGGCTCGGGCAAGACCACGCAGTTGCCCAAGATCTGTCTGGAACTGGGCCGCGGCCGCCAGAAGATGATCGGCCACACGCAGCCGCGCCGCCTGGCGGCGACCTCGGTGGCCAAGCGCATCGCCGAGGAGCTGAACACGCCCATGGGCGAAGTCGTCGGCTATCAGGTGCGGTTCAACGACCGCACCGGTCCCAACGCGTCCATCAAGCTGATGACGGACGGCATCCTGCTGGCCGAATCGCAGCGCGATCCGCTCCTGCGCCGCTACGACACGATCATCATCGACGAGGCGCACGAGCGCAGCCTGAACATCGATTTTCTGCTGGGCTACCTGAAGCAGCTCTTGCCGCGGCGCCCGGATCTCAAGCTCATCATCACGTCGGCCACCATTGACGCCGAGCGCTTCGCCAGGCATTTCGCCGCGTCGGAAGACAAGCCCGCGCCGGTCATCGAAGTCTCGGGCCGCCTGTATCCCGTCGAAGTGCGCTACCGGCCCGTGCGCGAAGAGCCCGCCGCCGGCGATGACGCGCCGGCCCCCAACAAGACCGGCCGCGACCGCGAGCGCATGTCGGGCGACGAAGAACGCGACCTGATCGACGCCATCGTCGACGCCGTCGACGAATGCGCGCGGCATGGTCCGGGCGACGTGCTGGTGTTTCTGCCCGGCGAGCGCGAGATCCGTGAATCGGCCGAAGCGCTGCGCAAGCGGCACCCGGCCGGCACCGAGGTGCTGCCGCTGTTTGCGCGCCTGTCGCAGGCCGAGCAGGAACAGATCTTCCGCCCGCGTGGCAATGCCCGCCGCATCGTGCTGGCCACCAACGTGGCGGAAACCTCGCTGACGGTGCCCGGCATCCGCTTCGTCGTCGACAGCGGTCTGGCGCGCATCAAGCGCTATTCGTGGCGCAACAAGGTCGAGCAGCTGCGCATCGAGCCCATCAGCCGCGCCTCGGCCAACCAGCGCGCCGGCCGATGCGGCCGGGTGGGGCCGGGCGTCTGCATCCGGCTCTACGACGAGCTGGATTTCAACAGCCGCGCCGCCTTCACCGACCCCGAAGTGCTGCGTTCGTCGCTGGCGTCGGTCATCCTGCGGATGAAGTCGCTCAAGCTCGACGACATCGAGCAGTTCCCCTTCGTCGAGGCGCCGCCAGGGCGGGCCGTGGCCGACGGCTACCATCTGCTGCAGGAGCTGGGCGCCATCGAACTGGCGTCGGCGACCGACGACGACACGGACGACGGGCGCACGGGCGCGTCTTTTGTCCTGACCCGAACCGGCGATGAACTGGCCAAGCTGCCCGTGGACCCGCGCATCGGCCGGATGATCCTGGCCGCACGAGAACACCAGTGCCTGGCCGAGATGCTGATCATTGCCTCCGCGCTGTCCGTGCAGGATCCACGCGA
The DNA window shown above is from Achromobacter spanius and carries:
- a CDS encoding dihydrodipicolinate synthase family protein, which encodes MAASIDAKGVFTICPTPFDDALRVDTDSIRTLVDFLLETGVTGLAILGFLGELHKLSNDERRLVLETFVKHTDGRVPVWVGVRAHGIAGAIEQAREAQELGASAVFAAPLDNASDALLFDYYKAVAEAVKIPVVIHDFPDSFGTEIRPEVVARLGREGGVHMIKMEEPPVGQKISRIRELVPDADMAIFGGLGGVYFLEELQRGAVGTMTGFAFPEILVAIYERYASGDHAGAAAIFDRYCPLIRYEFQPKIGLALRKYVYQRRGAIKSHALRAPAMRIDPVTAAELEATVARVGLSLGATSRQPVQG
- a CDS encoding LysR substrate-binding domain-containing protein, with amino-acid sequence MQLNLRQIEVFRAVMTTGSISGAAKLLFVSQPAVSRLLSHTEQRLGFALFERIKGRLYPTPESRQLFREVETVYAGVRRVEELASELSERRSGILHLVSSPSIGHMLVPLTISRFRETHPDVKVTFQPLTQQPLTQMLLDNRAELGVVILPVQHPNLLTQPIGQARLVCICPYNHPLAHRSLLSIGDLLPYPLISYGGDTPFGMLVEQMYHEAGQARRLAVEVSSPQNACSLVQAGAGIAIVDEFSVKSRTQGDFVVRPIDQAKILTASLVQSRFEPLSQLAQAFVEVLRHTLCEQGFELSANVQTNPAKGKP
- a CDS encoding aspartate/glutamate racemase family protein; this encodes MEQTLFVINPNSTQAVTDAFDAALEPLRMAGGPRIQCLTLAEGPAGVQTQLDVESVTLPLAALVRKLDAEHGAAAAGYVIACFSDPGLHAVREATRKPVLGISECGMLTALTLGQRVGVIAILRQSLPRHGRMFGAIGLSGRVAAELPLDLGVVELSDEARTRERLLHVGARLRDEHQADVLVLGCAGMAAYRGWLQAELGLPVVEPTQAAAAMAIGRIRLNWHGA
- a CDS encoding FAD-binding oxidoreductase, which codes for MRNHELIERLSHLVGDNGLVLDAEGQGPYVRDWLGKWQGSTPVVVRPRNATEVSAVMRLCHQTRTPVVPQGGNTGMSGGATPDGSGAQVILSLNRMKRIREVDPVNNTLCADAGVLLADVQAAARDVGRFFPLSLGAEGSCTIGGNLATNAGGTAVLRYGNTRDLALGLEVVLPDGRVWNGLRGLRKDNTGYDLKSLFIGSEGTLGIITGAVLKLYPAPTGRVAAWVGADTPAQVVALLSRLQSVCGERLTAFEMMSARCLDLVMAHVSGAASPLAGRHAYYALVELSDTEPAGLPALLETALGAALEAGVIQDCVVAMNDTQVQSLWRLREGISQAQVRAGKAIKHDIALPISRLAAFVEEADLALVSDFPGLPIINFGHIGDGNLHYNVLLPLDVAPAEYARLTAALNRRVHDLVAQRGGSISAEHGVGQLRRDELRRYKSPVEMDLMLMIKRALDPNQLMNPGKLL